A section of the Devosia rhizoryzae genome encodes:
- a CDS encoding CaiB/BaiF CoA transferase family protein, translated as MSFATRRFDPTATGPLDGIHVLDLSRLMAGNMLSLQLADFGADVVKIEPPEGDPLRDWKDDGHSLFWKTYGRNKRSVMLNLRQAAAMDALWRLVDTADVFIENFRPGTLENMGLAPEKLLERNPDLIVVRISGFGQTGPYSQLPGFGTIVEAMSGFADRTGFPDREPVLPPLALADMIAGIYGASATMMALYARQAGRARGQVIDLSLLEPMFSVLGPEAAIHAVTGKIKQRVGSASNTASPRNVYQCADEKYLALSGSTPAVARRIFEVIGRSDMNEDPRFATNSDRVKNRGLVDAAIGTWFSTRSSEEALSTMRAAGATVGPVYNIADAMADQHFRDREIIVDAEDDGFGTLPMHDIVPRLSGTPGIWRRQAPGLGEHTAEILREAGIDPRTLEAP; from the coding sequence GTGAGTTTTGCGACGAGGCGCTTTGATCCCACCGCTACCGGACCCCTGGACGGCATTCACGTGCTCGACCTGTCGCGGTTGATGGCGGGCAATATGCTGAGCCTGCAGCTGGCAGACTTTGGCGCAGACGTCGTCAAGATTGAGCCGCCCGAGGGCGACCCGTTGCGCGACTGGAAAGACGACGGACACTCGCTGTTCTGGAAGACCTATGGGCGCAACAAGCGCTCGGTCATGCTGAACCTGCGTCAGGCGGCGGCGATGGACGCGCTGTGGCGGCTGGTCGACACGGCCGATGTGTTCATCGAGAATTTTCGCCCCGGCACGCTGGAAAATATGGGCCTGGCGCCCGAAAAGCTGCTGGAGCGCAATCCTGACCTGATCGTCGTTCGAATTTCCGGCTTCGGGCAGACCGGGCCCTATTCGCAGCTGCCGGGCTTTGGCACCATCGTCGAAGCGATGAGCGGCTTTGCCGATCGCACGGGCTTCCCGGATCGCGAGCCGGTGCTGCCGCCCCTGGCACTGGCCGACATGATCGCCGGCATCTATGGCGCGTCGGCGACGATGATGGCGCTTTATGCGCGCCAGGCGGGCAGGGCGCGTGGGCAGGTCATCGATTTGTCCTTGCTCGAACCGATGTTCTCGGTGCTGGGCCCGGAAGCTGCCATCCATGCCGTGACCGGAAAGATCAAGCAGCGGGTCGGGAGCGCTTCCAATACGGCCTCGCCGCGCAACGTCTACCAATGCGCCGACGAGAAATATCTGGCGCTATCCGGCTCGACCCCGGCCGTGGCCAGACGCATTTTCGAGGTCATCGGCCGTTCGGACATGAACGAGGATCCGCGGTTCGCCACCAATTCCGACCGCGTCAAGAACCGCGGCCTTGTCGACGCGGCGATCGGCACCTGGTTTTCTACCCGCAGCAGCGAAGAGGCTCTGTCGACGATGCGCGCAGCGGGCGCCACGGTTGGCCCGGTCTACAACATCGCCGATGCCATGGCGGACCAGCATTTTCGCGATCGCGAGATCATCGTCGACGCCGAAGATGATGGTTTCGGCACCCTGCCCATGCACGACATCGTCCCGCGCCTGTCTGGAACGCCCGGCATTTGGCGCCGGCAAGCGCCTGGCCTGGGCGAACACACGGCCGAGATCTTGCGTGAAGCCGGGATCGATCCACGCACTTTGGAAGCCCCATGA
- a CDS encoding ABC transporter ATP-binding protein, whose protein sequence is MAEIELKHVGKSYGQVQVLNDISLEMANGEFVVLVGPSGCGKSTLLRMIAGLEDISAGEITIGGKVVNNMPAKERDIAMVFQSYALYPHMKVADNMSFSLRLAGTPKAEIKARVTEAADILGLTDLLNRLPRELSGGQRQRVAMGRAIVRDPRAFLFDEPLSNLDAKLRVKMRGEIKRLHQRLGKTMVYVTHDQTEAMTMADKIVVLNGGRIEQAGAPLELYNNPANLFVAGFIGSPEMNLFDARYEGGSAVTLTGGQSMPLGAPLDTVAGIEIVYGVRPQHITLGSEGVPAEVVVVEPTGDAQEVLARVGGKDISIVVRDHALLSPGERINLVIDPQKLFVFDKATGLRLR, encoded by the coding sequence ATGGCGGAAATCGAACTCAAACATGTCGGCAAGAGCTATGGCCAGGTCCAGGTGCTCAACGACATTTCGCTCGAGATGGCGAATGGCGAATTCGTCGTGCTGGTCGGCCCTTCCGGCTGCGGGAAGTCGACGCTGCTGCGCATGATCGCGGGGCTCGAGGACATCAGCGCCGGCGAGATCACCATTGGCGGCAAGGTGGTCAACAACATGCCGGCCAAGGAGCGGGACATCGCCATGGTGTTCCAGTCCTATGCGCTTTATCCTCACATGAAGGTGGCGGACAATATGAGCTTCTCGCTGCGGCTCGCCGGCACGCCCAAGGCGGAGATCAAGGCCCGGGTGACGGAGGCTGCCGATATTTTGGGGCTCACCGATCTGCTCAATCGGCTGCCACGAGAACTCTCGGGCGGCCAGCGTCAGCGCGTGGCCATGGGCCGCGCCATCGTGCGCGATCCGCGCGCTTTCCTCTTCGACGAGCCGCTGTCGAACCTCGACGCCAAGCTGCGCGTCAAGATGCGCGGCGAGATCAAGCGGCTGCATCAGCGGCTCGGCAAAACCATGGTCTACGTGACGCATGACCAGACCGAAGCCATGACCATGGCCGATAAGATCGTCGTGCTCAATGGCGGCCGTATCGAACAGGCGGGGGCGCCGCTCGAGCTTTACAACAATCCCGCCAACCTCTTTGTCGCCGGCTTTATCGGTTCGCCGGAAATGAACCTGTTCGATGCCCGTTACGAAGGCGGTTCAGCGGTAACCCTCACGGGTGGCCAGTCCATGCCGCTCGGGGCGCCGCTCGACACAGTTGCGGGCATCGAGATCGTCTACGGCGTGCGCCCGCAGCACATTACGCTCGGTTCCGAGGGTGTGCCGGCGGAAGTGGTGGTGGTCGAGCCGACCGGCGATGCACAGGAAGTGCTGGCCCGTGTCGGCGGCAAGGACATTTCCATTGTCGTGCGCGACCATGCGCTGTTGTCGCCGGGTGAGCGGATCAACCTCGTGATCGACCCGCAAAAGCTCTTCGTCTTCGACAAGGCGACGGGATTGAGGCTGCGGTGA
- a CDS encoding ADP-ribosylglycohydrolase family protein: MLSETQILEKIYAGFIGKAIGVRLGAPVEPTIWSYERIQKTYGEVTQYLRDFKNFAADDDTNGPVYFIRALRDYGLGATAEDVGKTWLNYAAEEHGMYWWGGFGISTEHTAYRNLRAGIPAPQSGSIAQNGTTVAEQIGGQIFIDSWGWVNPGNPQRAADMSAMAASVAHDGDGLNGARFCAAAIAAAFEATSIDEIVETAMATVDASSTYARVCRAVIDFHKANPDDWRACRDMLTADWGYDRYPGVCHIIPNAGVTIMAILYGKGDLPRTAEIATMAGWDTDCNAGNAAAIVATFQGLDEGWGKYRKPINDFLVASGIVGTINIVDIPSFARELTVLALQLAGREVPALWLEDFTRRGLRFDFDLPGSTHGFRTEGFNQISLRHSGERHVDGSRGSLEIQLDRLERGQGGRVFWKPFYRRSDFDDERYRPMFSPVVDAGQTVSFKLWLDPWNGDGNLRVAPYVRRTMSGAIEETGAWDVPSAEGWQDYSFVVPEGVEAIDEIGISIEYFGRLKFLGRLFLADFRVDGAGHTVIEPETEVQEWGAISRFTFNRGHWTKSFGRIQGHTATDADMWTGHYYARDVVVKTDVQRLSGASQLVTARVQGTGRFYAAGFEGDEVVILKEDFGSTVLARAPFKPEIGRSYEFALTAKGDKLSFAVDGQELLTATDGDYEYGMAGIRLGAIGRLSMGRFEIIETA, translated from the coding sequence ATGCTCTCTGAAACTCAAATCCTCGAAAAGATCTATGCCGGCTTTATCGGCAAGGCCATTGGCGTGCGTCTCGGCGCCCCGGTGGAGCCAACCATCTGGAGCTACGAACGCATCCAGAAGACCTATGGCGAGGTGACCCAGTACCTGCGCGATTTCAAAAATTTCGCCGCGGACGACGACACCAACGGGCCCGTCTATTTCATTCGTGCGCTGCGAGACTATGGCCTGGGCGCGACGGCCGAGGACGTCGGCAAGACCTGGCTCAATTATGCCGCCGAAGAGCATGGCATGTATTGGTGGGGCGGCTTCGGCATATCGACCGAGCACACGGCCTATCGCAATCTTCGCGCCGGTATTCCAGCGCCGCAGTCTGGCTCGATTGCGCAGAACGGCACCACCGTCGCAGAGCAGATCGGCGGTCAGATCTTCATCGACTCGTGGGGCTGGGTAAACCCGGGCAATCCGCAGCGTGCCGCGGACATGTCGGCCATGGCTGCGTCTGTCGCCCATGACGGCGACGGTCTCAACGGCGCCCGCTTCTGCGCGGCGGCGATCGCGGCGGCCTTTGAGGCAACGAGCATCGACGAGATCGTCGAAACGGCGATGGCGACCGTCGATGCCAGTTCGACCTATGCGCGAGTGTGCCGGGCTGTCATCGACTTCCACAAGGCCAATCCCGACGACTGGCGCGCCTGCCGCGACATGCTGACGGCGGACTGGGGCTATGATCGCTATCCGGGAGTGTGCCACATCATCCCCAATGCCGGGGTGACCATCATGGCCATCCTCTATGGCAAGGGCGACCTGCCGCGCACGGCCGAGATCGCCACCATGGCGGGCTGGGACACCGACTGCAATGCCGGCAATGCCGCAGCGATCGTTGCGACCTTCCAGGGGCTGGATGAAGGCTGGGGCAAGTATCGGAAGCCGATCAACGATTTTCTCGTGGCCTCCGGCATCGTCGGCACCATCAACATCGTGGATATCCCGAGCTTTGCGCGCGAGCTGACCGTCTTGGCATTGCAGCTGGCCGGACGCGAGGTTCCCGCGCTTTGGCTTGAGGATTTCACTCGCCGCGGGCTGCGCTTCGACTTCGACCTGCCGGGCTCGACGCATGGCTTCCGCACCGAGGGGTTCAACCAGATCTCACTGCGTCATTCGGGCGAACGGCATGTCGACGGTTCGCGCGGCTCGCTCGAAATCCAGCTCGATCGGCTGGAGCGCGGGCAGGGTGGTCGGGTGTTCTGGAAGCCCTTCTACCGCCGCAGCGATTTCGACGACGAGCGCTATCGCCCGATGTTCTCGCCGGTGGTGGATGCGGGGCAGACCGTCAGCTTCAAGCTCTGGCTCGATCCCTGGAACGGCGACGGCAACCTGCGCGTGGCGCCTTACGTGCGGCGCACGATGAGCGGCGCCATCGAGGAGACGGGTGCATGGGACGTGCCCTCGGCGGAAGGCTGGCAGGACTATAGCTTCGTCGTGCCGGAGGGCGTCGAGGCGATCGACGAGATCGGGATCTCGATCGAATATTTCGGGCGGCTGAAGTTTTTGGGCCGGCTGTTTCTTGCCGATTTCCGTGTCGATGGGGCGGGACACACCGTTATCGAGCCAGAAACCGAGGTGCAGGAATGGGGCGCCATTTCCCGCTTCACCTTCAATCGCGGTCACTGGACCAAGAGCTTTGGCCGCATCCAGGGCCATACGGCGACCGATGCCGATATGTGGACCGGGCACTATTATGCCCGGGACGTCGTGGTGAAAACCGATGTGCAGCGGCTGTCGGGTGCATCGCAGCTGGTGACAGCGCGGGTGCAAGGCACCGGGCGCTTCTATGCGGCGGGCTTTGAGGGCGACGAGGTGGTGATCCTCAAGGAGGATTTCGGATCGACCGTCCTCGCCCGCGCGCCGTTTAAGCCGGAGATCGGGCGGAGCTATGAGTTTGCGCTGACGGCCAAGGGCGACAAGCTTAGCTTTGCGGTTGACGGGCAGGAGCTCCTGACGGCGACCGATGGTGACTACGAATACGGCATGGCCGGCATTCGGCTCGGCGCGATCGGACGGCTGAGCATGGGTCGGTTCGAGATCATCGAAACGGCATAA
- a CDS encoding ADP-ribosylglycohydrolase family protein translates to MTPTLQSRIRGMLHGIALGDALGAPVEKLSAAQIRERYGRVTSVMTRWHKMDLPAAERNHRIRGDGIVTDDTLMTLALMDIYAETGRHLDAWDMADGMVRQIAWTPRWVPELDREAMLIDRLFYPEKWIFQRHQLSNCDPRQGGIGNMVNCGAAMYIAPIGVVNAADPRAAYEEAIAFAAGHQESYGLEAAGVMAAAVAAAFVPNTTIEAIVDTVLSLAKDGTRAAIADIAETARRLRGQRDDHEAVYKAFHEVIGHYSVMGDDVNHRSDKAGRLSDAYRPSRLMAIEELPLALGFCLLNDGDFRTSIVDGINSGRDTDSIGVMAGAILGAMHGEAVIESEDAAQIDRANRMPLQASADAFADVARKIIAADRAASEARWVARAELGLA, encoded by the coding sequence ATGACCCCAACCCTCCAGTCTCGCATTCGCGGCATGTTGCATGGCATTGCGCTGGGCGATGCGCTTGGGGCGCCGGTGGAAAAGCTGTCTGCCGCGCAGATTCGCGAGCGCTATGGGCGGGTGACGTCGGTGATGACGCGCTGGCACAAGATGGACCTGCCGGCAGCCGAACGGAACCATCGCATTCGCGGCGACGGCATCGTCACCGACGATACGCTGATGACGCTGGCGCTGATGGATATCTATGCCGAGACCGGCCGGCATCTCGATGCCTGGGACATGGCCGACGGCATGGTGCGCCAGATCGCCTGGACACCGCGCTGGGTGCCCGAGCTCGATCGCGAAGCCATGCTGATCGACCGCTTGTTCTATCCAGAAAAGTGGATTTTCCAGCGTCACCAGCTCAGCAATTGCGATCCCCGACAGGGCGGCATTGGCAACATGGTGAATTGCGGCGCGGCCATGTATATCGCGCCGATCGGCGTGGTGAACGCTGCCGACCCGCGCGCGGCCTATGAGGAGGCCATCGCCTTTGCCGCAGGGCACCAGGAAAGCTACGGGCTCGAAGCCGCCGGAGTGATGGCCGCAGCTGTCGCGGCAGCTTTTGTGCCCAACACTACCATCGAGGCGATCGTCGACACCGTTCTGAGCCTGGCCAAGGACGGCACCCGTGCCGCGATTGCCGATATCGCCGAAACCGCGCGACGCCTGCGCGGGCAGCGGGATGACCATGAAGCGGTCTACAAGGCCTTCCACGAGGTGATCGGCCACTATTCGGTTATGGGCGACGACGTCAATCATCGCTCCGACAAGGCAGGCCGCCTGTCCGACGCCTACCGCCCGAGCCGGTTGATGGCGATCGAGGAACTGCCGCTGGCCTTGGGCTTCTGCCTGCTGAACGACGGCGATTTCCGCACCAGCATCGTCGACGGTATCAATTCAGGCCGCGACACGGACTCCATCGGCGTCATGGCCGGCGCAATCCTTGGCGCCATGCATGGCGAGGCCGTGATCGAAAGCGAGGACGCGGCGCAGATCGACCGGGCCAACCGGATGCCTCTGCAAGCTTCAGCGGACGCCTTCGCGGATGTTGCGAGAAAAATCATCGCCGCCGATCGGGCGGCATCGGAGGCGCGCTGGGTGGCCAGGGCGGAACTGGGTTTGGCCTGA